The proteins below are encoded in one region of Phaseolus vulgaris cultivar G19833 chromosome 1, P. vulgaris v2.0, whole genome shotgun sequence:
- the LOC137815873 gene encoding uncharacterized mitochondrial protein AtMg00810-like has protein sequence MESCKEASTPMPSSYYMDANAVGKGVDQTKYRGLIDSLLYLTTSRPDIMFALDRKSTSGTCHLLGSSLISWHSKKQASVALSTAEAEYIAVGSFYAQILWLKQQLADFGFQISKGSCEQWGLAVKFFKTKLQLADIFTKPLPKERFFFLRNELGILDLQNLS, from the exons atggagagttgcaaggaagcaagcacaccaatgccatcaagctacTACATGGATGCAAATGCTGTtggaaaaggggtagatcaaactaaatacagaggtttgattgaCTCTTTGCTCTATCTAACAACAAGTAGACCGGACATTATGTTTGCg ctagataggaaaagcacaagtggcacttgccaccttcttggttcaagcctcatctcatggcatagcaagaaacAAGCATCTgtggctctctctactgctgaggctgagtacATAGCTGTTGGAAGCTTTTAtgcacagattctatggctcaaacaacaacttgcagactttggatttcaaatcagcaag ggatcatgtgaGCAATGGGGACTTGCAGTGAAGTTTTTCAAGACAAAACTGCAGCTAGCagatatcttcacaaaacctttaccaaaagagaggttcttctttttgagaaatgagttaggtatccttgaccttcaaaatctttcctaa